A segment of the Leptospira hartskeerlii genome:
ATCGGTACAATTTCGTATCGAAAAGAGTTTTTTTGTTCCATATTTGGAATTTACCTATTCTAATTCCCTCCTATGAGTATTAGGGCTCGAATTTCACTATATCTATCCTTAGTTCTATTTTTAGGTTTTGCAGTGCTTACTGCGATCAATTCGGTGATCTCTTATCGTAGTTTGCATACTGAAATAGAGTCCGGTTCTGCATTAAGTGCGGAAAGATACACCTTTGAAGTGAAGGATTATCTGGATACTGCTATGGGAATGACCAGAGGTTTTCGAATGCTTCTCATCTTCTCCAATCCTAAAAGAGAAGAAGTAATCAACACAATGATAGAGATCCTGCATCGAAATTCAAAATGGTTCGGAATGTGGGTCGTATATGAACCGAATGCGTTTGATGGCTTTGATGCTCAGTTTAAAAATAAGCCGGGACATGATTCAACCGGAAGATTTATCACTTATGTTCATTCCGTAAAATCGACTACTGATGCAGTGATAGAACCTTCCGTCAATTATGAGGCTACCGATGGAAGTGGGGACTTTTATCAGATCCCTAAAAAGACAATGGAGCCTTTCGTAACGGATCCGTACACTTACACTGCGGGTGGAAAGCAAGTACAGATGATCTCTCTTTGTGTTCCCGTAAGCAATGCCGGAAAGTTTTGGGGTGTACTTGGAATGGATATCACTACCGCTCAACTCCAAGAGACAATGGGAAATATAAAACCGTTTAGAGGTCTAGGATATCTTGCTCTGATTTCTCCTAAAGGGATTTATGCAGCCAATGGCGGTGATCATAATCTGGTAGGTAAGGTAATTCCTGACGCAGAAGAATTAAAGTTAATACAATCCAAATCGGAAGAACACGAACGTTTTACGTATGAGTCCGATGGTCACACTCATCATTTTTTTCCATTCAAGATAGGGAAAGGACAGAAACAATGGGTGATGCAGATAAGCATTCCAAATTCAATTTTTGCAAAAGAACTATTCAGCGTTCTTCTACAGAATGCTATCTCTTCCTTGCTCATCGTGAGTTTGATCGTAGTCGTTCTTCATTTTATATTCCAAAAATTGATCTCTGCCGGATTATTAAAGGCGATCGGATTTTCAGAAGAGATAGCAAAAGGAAATCTACTTGCTTCTTCCGATTATAATCGTAATGACGAGATTGGCGCATTGTTATCCGCAATGAATATGATGAGAGAACATCTATTCGGTGTGGTGAACGAGATCGGAGTATCAACAAACAAGTTGTCCGGAACAGCTGAGAAGATGGCAGTTTCTTCCAGAAATTTTTCGGATGTTGCTCAAACGCAAGCTTCCGCGGCAGAGGAATGTTCCGCAGCGGTGGAGGAACTCGCCGCTTCTGCCCAAAACGTAGGTAAGTCCATGCAAAGAGCCGTCTCCAGTATGAGAGAGATTGACGGTAACGTAATTTTATTAAAAGAGCAGATTGCAAGTATCAATGCGGAAATGCAAAATCTGGTAAGTTTGGCTGCTTCTTCCAAAGAGGAAGCTGTTACTGGAGAATCCGCGATGAGCACTTCTAACCGTGCAATGGGTGCGATCGGCGATAGTGCCTCCAGGATCAATGAGATACTTTCTTTGATCACTGAGATTTCCGAAAAAACGAACCTTCTCGCATTAAATGCGGCGATAGAAGCAGCCAGGGCCGGAGAAGCAGGAAAAGGATTTGCGGTGGTAGCAGAAGAGATTGGAAAACTCGCTTCCCAAACTTCTAGCTCCGTTCAAGAAATTGGGGGATTGGTAAATTCTACCAACAACGCAGTGTTGGATGGAAATAATAAAATGGGAGAAGCATCTCAGATACTACTAAGGATCAAGGAGAGGGTGGACGAATTCGATAAATCCGCGAAGGCGGTTTTGAGTTCCGTTAAAACCCAGGAATCCAATACGAAAGAGATCGCGGAAAGTGCGAATACTTTGATGAGTTTCAGCTTACAGATTGAAGAGGCAGTGACCGAGCAAAGAAGGGCTACGGAGGAAATCACCAAAACCATCGTAAACATCTCTGAAGGAACTCAGGAGATTGCTACAGGCGCGGACGATCTTACCACATTCTCCGGAGATATGCATGGCCAGTCGGAACAATTGTCCAACTTGATCGGAAAATTCAAAGTCAGCTAGAAAGAAAAAGCGTTCCAAAATTTCTTTCCATTCTAAGAATGGAGCCCTTATGAGTATTCGGCTCCGAATTTCTTTATATATTTCCATCGTTCTATTTATCGCATTCTCACTGCTTGCGGCTTATAATTCTTATTCTTCTTACCAGAACCTGAGAGAGGAAGTGGAACAAAGTTCCGATGTCACTGCGGAAAGATGGACTTACGAAATTATGGAAGAGTTGAATACTCGTATGGGTTTGATCCGCGGTTTTCGTTTTCCTTTGATCTACGCTTCTCCGGCGAGAGAACAGGTGGTCCAAACGCTGCAGGAAATCATGAAACGGAACCAAGACTATTTCGGTATGTGGCTTTGTTACGAACCGAATGCGTATGACGGAAAAGATGCACTGTATAAGAACAGGCCGGGACACGACGAGTCCGGTCGTTTTATTCCTTATTTGAATCGTGCTCGTGCCAAGGACCTAGTGGATCTCGAACCATTAAGAGATTATAATAATACGGATGGCACCGGCGATTTTTACCAGATTACTAAGAAGACTGATAAGATGAGTGTGGTAGGTCCCTATCATTATACCGTGAGCGGTAAAAGTATTCTGATGATCTCTCTCGTTGTCCCAATCAGTGTGGATGGTCATTTTTATGGCGCCGCAGGTATGGATATAGACCTGAAAAATCTACAAGAGAGAATAGGAAATAAAAAACCTTTTCGCGGTAAAGGTCATATTGCTCTTATTTCTCCCGCCGGTTTGTATGCGATCAATGGAGAAAATCCTGAATTGCTTGGCAAAAAAATCCCGGATGAAGCCGAATTAAAACAATATTTGGAAAGCGCAAAAGAAGGAAATAGATTTGTCTATGAATCCGGCGGAGACACCTCTTATTATTTTCCGTTCCATATCGGAAAGGATCCTAAGTTTTGGACGCTAATGGTGAGCATTCCAAATTCAGTATATTATGAAAGTATTGGAGAAATCATTTTAAAAGCGGTACTTTCTTCTTTTCTGATACTAGTTGTAGTATTACTTTCTTTAAATTTAATATTCGTTCGACTGGTGAGTTCCGGTCTTTTAAAAGCGATCGGTTTCTCGGATGAGATCGCTAAAGGAAATCTCACAGTCCAAAATAATTATCCTGTAAAGGATGAGATAGGCACACTATTCATTTCTATGGACCAGATGAGGGAAAATCTTCTCGGCGTAGTCAAGGAGATGAGATCTTCTTCCGAAAAATTGGGTTCTAAATCGGAAGAGATGGCGATTTCTTCCAGGAATTTTGCGGACATCGCTCAGACCCAAGCCTCCGCAGCGGAAGAATCTTCCGCGGCTGTGGAAGAACTCGCTGCTTCCGCTCAAAACGTAGGTAAGTCCATGGAAAAAGCCGTGGAGAATACAAAAGAAATCGACGGTAACTCGATGCGTCTGAAAGAACAGATTGTAAGCATCAATCAAGAGATGCAGGGGTTAGTCAATCTTGCAGTCGAATCTAAAAGACAAGCAGTGACAGGCGAGAATGCTATGTTTGCCTCCACAAATGCAATGGGTGAGATTGGGGAAAGCGCTTCTAGAATTACGGAAATCTTATCTATTATCACCGAGATTTCCGAAA
Coding sequences within it:
- a CDS encoding methyl-accepting chemotaxis protein, encoding MSIRARISLYLSLVLFLGFAVLTAINSVISYRSLHTEIESGSALSAERYTFEVKDYLDTAMGMTRGFRMLLIFSNPKREEVINTMIEILHRNSKWFGMWVVYEPNAFDGFDAQFKNKPGHDSTGRFITYVHSVKSTTDAVIEPSVNYEATDGSGDFYQIPKKTMEPFVTDPYTYTAGGKQVQMISLCVPVSNAGKFWGVLGMDITTAQLQETMGNIKPFRGLGYLALISPKGIYAANGGDHNLVGKVIPDAEELKLIQSKSEEHERFTYESDGHTHHFFPFKIGKGQKQWVMQISIPNSIFAKELFSVLLQNAISSLLIVSLIVVVLHFIFQKLISAGLLKAIGFSEEIAKGNLLASSDYNRNDEIGALLSAMNMMREHLFGVVNEIGVSTNKLSGTAEKMAVSSRNFSDVAQTQASAAEECSAAVEELAASAQNVGKSMQRAVSSMREIDGNVILLKEQIASINAEMQNLVSLAASSKEEAVTGESAMSTSNRAMGAIGDSASRINEILSLITEISEKTNLLALNAAIEAARAGEAGKGFAVVAEEIGKLASQTSSSVQEIGGLVNSTNNAVLDGNNKMGEASQILLRIKERVDEFDKSAKAVLSSVKTQESNTKEIAESANTLMSFSLQIEEAVTEQRRATEEITKTIVNISEGTQEIATGADDLTTFSGDMHGQSEQLSNLIGKFKVS
- a CDS encoding methyl-accepting chemotaxis protein yields the protein MSIRLRISLYISIVLFIAFSLLAAYNSYSSYQNLREEVEQSSDVTAERWTYEIMEELNTRMGLIRGFRFPLIYASPAREQVVQTLQEIMKRNQDYFGMWLCYEPNAYDGKDALYKNRPGHDESGRFIPYLNRARAKDLVDLEPLRDYNNTDGTGDFYQITKKTDKMSVVGPYHYTVSGKSILMISLVVPISVDGHFYGAAGMDIDLKNLQERIGNKKPFRGKGHIALISPAGLYAINGENPELLGKKIPDEAELKQYLESAKEGNRFVYESGGDTSYYFPFHIGKDPKFWTLMVSIPNSVYYESIGEIILKAVLSSFLILVVVLLSLNLIFVRLVSSGLLKAIGFSDEIAKGNLTVQNNYPVKDEIGTLFISMDQMRENLLGVVKEMRSSSEKLGSKSEEMAISSRNFADIAQTQASAAEESSAAVEELAASAQNVGKSMEKAVENTKEIDGNSMRLKEQIVSINQEMQGLVNLAVESKRQAVTGENAMFASTNAMGEIGESASRITEILSIITEISEKTNLLALNAAIEAARAGEAGKGFAVVAEEIGKLASQTSSSVQEIGELVDSTNDAVMNGNSKVEEASQILKKLKQSVNEFEISANKVLASVKDQESNTSRIQTSSNTLTSFSMQIEEAVFEQKNATNEITKTIISISEGTQEIAGGADDLTTFSGETQMLAEQLSKLIEKFKVD